The following are from one region of the Carnobacterium gallinarum DSM 4847 genome:
- a CDS encoding LPXTG cell wall anchor domain-containing protein — translation MKVRGMKFLVLLLFLFNFIAVGSVSADDGAESEVGITFEGFEPKPPIDPTPTPIPEPTPQPIKPPAGKLPQTGESQSKQEISLGVFLLGGAILLMTKKKLKAKNE, via the coding sequence ATGAAAGTTAGAGGAATGAAATTTTTAGTCCTTTTATTGTTTCTATTTAATTTTATTGCAGTTGGTTCAGTATCTGCTGACGATGGTGCAGAATCAGAAGTTGGGATTACGTTTGAAGGATTTGAGCCTAAACCACCAATAGATCCTACACCTACGCCTATACCAGAACCAACACCACAACCGATAAAACCACCAGCAGGAAAGCTTCCACAAACTGGGGAGAGTCAAAGTAAACAAGAAATTTCTTTAGGTGTGTTCTTGTTAGGGGGAGCAATCCTGCTGATGACTAAAAAAAAGTTGAAGGCTAAAAATGAATAA
- a CDS encoding helix-turn-helix domain-containing protein, translating into MKRFFDRMSYRKVTLLRILSSESRVFSLNELVEYLNISKKTLVKSLVVLQDEIFEEGYPDSLIEKSNQGYFMGLVDTIAIKKIELNYLKSSTLFQLYNEIFNGDFRDITEFSLRHYLSYTSVYNRINESQNVLSSFKLQFGFNGTSILIGSELQIRYFYFKFYWASYWGTNWPFINVNREELSEIIEIMEMFNQKPLEIPEYEYALYWVAICISRNRSGYLIENKTDLDKALLNSQLFNSFKDELNEPVKKLCKQNILEEILFLFKVLLMSRGVIREGSFPIELLLTFQKENLIEYQLSSQWLSVFMEEYQLTFDVQQYNKFFTQLIYIHMKEVNFRGEDDLFISDFKVKQINNIPEMKFDEAKFADFFDTLENSELFSGFLESVSITQIKENYRSLIQHNLVVSSTEKKLRVVVITSLGTSSYEYLEGVIKQQTSFEIEFCTSSSIDVDLVIADQWYEQFDKVYKTTPITILESIPTLKDRQMLQKKFIEISMYDKEVNSGK; encoded by the coding sequence ATGAAGAGATTTTTTGATAGGATGTCTTATCGTAAGGTAACTTTATTAAGAATTTTAAGTTCAGAGTCTCGTGTTTTTAGTTTAAATGAGTTGGTGGAGTATTTAAATATTTCAAAAAAAACTCTAGTGAAAAGCTTAGTTGTCTTACAAGATGAAATTTTTGAAGAAGGTTATCCAGATAGTTTAATTGAAAAAAGCAATCAGGGCTACTTTATGGGACTTGTAGATACTATTGCAATAAAAAAAATAGAACTAAACTACTTAAAAAGCTCAACTTTGTTTCAATTATATAATGAAATTTTTAATGGCGATTTTCGTGATATCACTGAATTTTCATTACGCCATTATTTAAGCTACACATCTGTTTATAATCGAATTAATGAATCTCAAAATGTATTATCTAGCTTTAAGTTACAGTTTGGCTTTAATGGCACATCTATTTTGATTGGCTCAGAACTGCAAATTAGATATTTTTATTTTAAGTTTTATTGGGCTTCATATTGGGGAACAAATTGGCCATTTATCAATGTGAATCGAGAAGAATTATCTGAAATTATAGAAATTATGGAGATGTTTAACCAAAAGCCATTAGAAATACCAGAGTATGAATATGCTCTATATTGGGTCGCGATTTGTATTAGTCGAAATAGGTCTGGTTATTTAATCGAGAATAAAACGGATCTAGATAAAGCGTTACTCAATTCTCAGTTATTTAACAGCTTCAAAGATGAGCTTAATGAACCAGTTAAAAAGTTATGTAAGCAAAATATTTTAGAAGAAATATTGTTCCTGTTTAAAGTACTTCTTATGAGTAGAGGAGTCATTAGAGAAGGTTCATTTCCAATTGAGTTATTACTTACTTTTCAGAAAGAAAATTTGATTGAGTATCAGTTATCTAGCCAGTGGCTTAGTGTATTTATGGAAGAATACCAGCTAACCTTTGATGTACAACAGTATAATAAGTTTTTTACCCAACTCATTTATATCCACATGAAAGAGGTTAATTTCCGCGGTGAAGATGATTTATTTATTAGTGATTTTAAAGTAAAACAAATAAATAATATACCTGAAATGAAGTTTGACGAAGCAAAATTTGCTGATTTCTTTGATACATTAGAAAATAGCGAACTCTTTTCTGGATTTTTAGAAAGTGTCTCTATAACGCAAATAAAGGAAAATTATCGAAGCTTAATTCAGCATAATTTAGTTGTTAGTAGTACTGAAAAAAAGCTTAGAGTCGTAGTTATTACCTCCTTGGGAACGAGCAGTTATGAGTATCTAGAAGGTGTGATTAAGCAACAAACAAGTTTTGAAATTGAATTTTGTACATCTAGCAGTATCGATGTAGATTTGGTAATTGCTGATCAATGGTATGAACAATTTGATAAAGTATATAAAACAACACCTATAACTATTTTAGAAAGTATTCCTACATTAAAGGATAGGCAAATGCTACAGAAAAAGTTTATTGAAATTAGTATGTATGATAAGGAAGTTAACAGTGGCAAATAA
- the proC gene encoding pyrroline-5-carboxylate reductase, which yields MKVGFIGTGNMASAIIKGMIQTGHTKANDIFVFDVATDKLNAFTQDTGTTACESNQALIAEVDIVLLAVKPNSIGHVLIQLQTEIAVRQPLIISIAAGTTIEKIQGFLGASNPTAIIRVMPNLNAMIGEGMAAVCGNQITTKEQITFVLGIFNAVGLAVELSENQFSTFTAIAGSSPAYAFLFIDSLARGAVKNGMPKDLATKIAAQAVLGSAKMILESDESPWNLIDQVSSPGGTTVAGLVALEDEAFISTVIKGVDATIKKDQDLMQQ from the coding sequence ATGAAAGTCGGCTTTATTGGAACAGGAAATATGGCAAGTGCTATTATTAAAGGAATGATTCAAACAGGTCATACAAAGGCTAATGATATCTTTGTTTTTGATGTGGCTACAGATAAATTAAATGCTTTTACTCAAGATACGGGAACAACTGCTTGCGAATCTAATCAGGCATTAATTGCCGAAGTAGATATTGTTTTACTAGCAGTCAAACCAAATAGTATCGGACATGTTCTCATCCAGCTTCAAACAGAAATTGCGGTGCGTCAGCCCTTAATTATTTCCATTGCAGCTGGAACAACTATTGAGAAAATTCAAGGATTTCTGGGTGCAAGCAATCCAACAGCGATTATCCGAGTTATGCCTAATCTAAATGCAATGATTGGCGAAGGTATGGCTGCTGTTTGTGGTAATCAGATTACTACAAAAGAACAAATCACCTTTGTTTTAGGCATATTTAATGCCGTCGGACTGGCTGTTGAACTTAGTGAGAATCAATTTAGCACCTTCACAGCAATTGCTGGTAGTTCACCTGCATACGCCTTTTTATTTATTGATTCATTAGCTCGTGGAGCTGTAAAAAATGGCATGCCTAAGGATTTAGCTACTAAAATTGCTGCTCAAGCCGTTCTGGGTAGTGCCAAAATGATTTTAGAAAGCGATGAGTCTCCATGGAATTTGATAGATCAAGTTTCTTCTCCAGGTGGAACAACGGTTGCTGGTTTAGTTGCTTTAGAAGATGAGGCTTTCATTTCAACCGTAATTAAAGGTGTCGATGCAACTATTAAAAAAGATCAAGATTTAATGCAACAATAA
- the tadA gene encoding tRNA adenosine(34) deaminase TadA: MYTHVEKEYFMQEAILEAKKAGDKLEVPIGAVIVIDGKIIARGHNMREETNDATTHAEMIAIREANQFMESWRLEDASLFVTLEPCPMCSGAMIMSRMKEVYYGASDPKGGTAGTLLNLLTDTRFNHQVIVEKGILEEECGKLLSDFFRELRLRKKAEKLKQKND, encoded by the coding sequence ATGTATACACATGTGGAAAAAGAATATTTTATGCAGGAAGCTATTTTAGAAGCAAAAAAAGCTGGGGATAAGTTAGAAGTACCAATCGGAGCAGTTATTGTTATTGATGGAAAAATTATTGCTCGTGGTCACAATATGCGTGAAGAAACCAACGATGCAACAACACATGCTGAAATGATTGCTATTCGTGAAGCGAATCAGTTTATGGAAAGTTGGCGTTTAGAGGATGCTAGCCTGTTTGTTACCCTAGAACCTTGTCCAATGTGTAGCGGCGCTATGATTATGTCACGGATGAAAGAGGTCTATTATGGAGCAAGTGATCCTAAGGGAGGAACTGCGGGAACGCTACTAAACTTATTAACAGATACACGCTTTAATCACCAAGTAATTGTGGAAAAAGGAATTTTGGAAGAAGAATGTGGAAAACTTTTAAGCGATTTTTTTAGAGAGCTCCGTTTACGAAAAAAAGCAGAAAAGTTAAAACAAAAAAATGACTAA
- a CDS encoding helix-turn-helix domain-containing protein — MDFTQLKAIYPHAQLKNSASTDLTVFSIPCGEQWIHINQTDLSTSEKKLLKTLFPTIKSNDSALINHFWYQFLWKKANLSTNHSGTYRIIQFEILTKEQQTDSTDWLDAFQSMFDQIEDAFFVTENYGILIQKEGTEGLGYEEISGIIQTLEDDFSIKSICYLGQYWQLNSIFPLLFNEEKAIFLQQKEKIKGLTVLSLSQTALPYYVKSATDQSKLMNELKKHFSDQLDWQELVKALWETQGNISMAAKSLYVHRNTLQYRMDRFTETTGFSLKNKDDLMLCYLLLL; from the coding sequence TTGGACTTTACACAACTTAAAGCAATTTATCCACATGCGCAACTAAAAAATAGTGCCTCAACTGATCTAACCGTTTTTTCTATTCCTTGTGGTGAACAATGGATTCATATCAATCAAACAGACTTATCCACATCTGAAAAAAAACTATTAAAAACTCTATTTCCTACTATAAAAAGCAACGATTCTGCACTCATTAATCACTTTTGGTATCAATTTTTGTGGAAAAAAGCAAACTTATCCACAAATCACTCTGGAACCTATCGAATTATTCAATTTGAAATTCTGACAAAAGAGCAACAAACAGATTCTACTGATTGGTTAGATGCTTTTCAAAGTATGTTTGATCAGATTGAAGACGCTTTTTTCGTCACCGAAAACTATGGTATTTTAATTCAAAAAGAAGGTACTGAAGGATTAGGCTATGAAGAGATTTCAGGAATTATTCAAACTTTGGAAGATGATTTTTCTATTAAATCGATTTGCTATCTTGGGCAATATTGGCAATTAAATTCTATTTTCCCATTACTATTTAATGAAGAAAAAGCTATTTTCTTACAACAAAAGGAGAAAATTAAAGGCTTAACTGTTCTTTCTCTTTCCCAAACTGCCCTTCCTTACTATGTAAAATCAGCAACCGATCAGAGTAAATTAATGAACGAGCTAAAAAAACATTTTTCAGATCAGTTAGACTGGCAAGAATTAGTTAAGGCTTTGTGGGAAACTCAAGGTAATATCTCTATGGCTGCAAAAAGTCTCTACGTTCATCGAAATACTCTTCAATACCGGATGGATCGCTTTACCGAAACTACTGGATTTTCATTAAAAAATAAAGATGATCTAATGCTGTGTTACTTACTTTTGCTATAA
- a CDS encoding CYTH domain-containing protein, giving the protein MKILSKLKAFPFMIFIFGLLIATQQAANAASIQPTGEVKFNLNETLFDKNKIQEVFSGTKNKKLEIYFFDTANKAFQAKDTIQRLRVYQNESKLDITYKKRLVGQSINTGIQTLLNQGFDGSESNYKFEVDSKGTNNVLSVSRKETIKTTKKVTYGTVKLADALKLIKANVPKKMENWDTSSWYNTTLDQAIIYGPAQATSYKGQFEGKDIDIEVWTYNGKKMVELSVKTNSISESNQLKAAWQQKLAQLNYLSPDQRGKTNFVMD; this is encoded by the coding sequence GTGAAAATTCTATCAAAATTAAAAGCATTTCCATTCATGATCTTTATTTTTGGTTTATTAATAGCTACACAACAAGCAGCAAATGCAGCTTCAATTCAGCCAACTGGTGAAGTGAAATTTAATTTAAATGAAACTTTATTTGATAAAAATAAGATACAAGAGGTTTTTTCCGGGACAAAAAATAAAAAATTAGAAATTTACTTTTTTGATACGGCCAATAAGGCATTTCAAGCCAAAGATACAATTCAGCGGTTACGTGTCTATCAAAATGAATCAAAACTTGATATTACCTATAAGAAACGTCTTGTAGGACAAAGTATTAATACTGGCATTCAAACCTTATTGAATCAAGGATTTGATGGATCTGAATCAAATTATAAATTTGAAGTAGATAGTAAGGGAACAAATAATGTATTAAGTGTGAGCCGTAAAGAAACCATAAAAACGACTAAAAAAGTAACATACGGTACAGTCAAGTTAGCAGATGCACTTAAGCTAATAAAAGCTAATGTACCAAAAAAAATGGAGAACTGGGATACAAGTAGTTGGTATAATACTACTTTAGATCAAGCGATTATTTATGGTCCTGCACAAGCAACTTCTTATAAAGGACAATTTGAAGGAAAAGATATTGATATTGAGGTTTGGACTTATAATGGGAAAAAAATGGTAGAATTATCTGTTAAAACTAACTCAATTTCTGAAAGCAACCAATTAAAAGCAGCATGGCAACAAAAACTTGCACAATTAAATTATTTAAGCCCAGATCAAAGAGGAAAAACCAATTTTGTAATGGATTAA
- a CDS encoding MBL fold metallo-hydrolase codes for MTIKLEVLGGCGEYGRNCFYIEVAGEAILLDCGIMNDASKQLPDLTKNHIARLKGVFISHLHTDHTGALPFLEELGYHGTIITSDTTADWLGLENKQLMLIETSTKRKWQSLTKNIQFLWGYSGHVIGSLWFSIRLHGICIFYSGDFSFQPYITKLNCPPKVQYDLALIEGGNADGIIDNSLSLVKFSQKINQDPQQSFYMELTFSNKLIDILLYLYETSSRTLILDQEVWQWLEFHIQHSTNLMSDKVQSLKKLMESSRVYVDVRCESSIYFFKKSTSKLSDRRMSDEVHEIKIDNHQHDSIPYKTHLDNYDIQELTSYIDGTKVVYFHSKWLTEQDGLTEIKKLIPKGVY; via the coding sequence ATGACCATAAAATTAGAAGTCTTGGGAGGCTGTGGAGAATATGGTCGCAATTGTTTTTATATTGAAGTGGCTGGCGAAGCGATTTTACTTGATTGTGGCATTATGAATGATGCTTCAAAGCAGTTACCAGATTTAACTAAAAATCATATTGCACGTTTAAAGGGTGTTTTTATTTCACATCTGCATACGGATCATACTGGAGCATTGCCATTTCTGGAAGAACTAGGCTATCATGGAACGATTATTACGAGTGATACCACAGCGGATTGGTTAGGTCTAGAAAATAAACAATTGATGTTGATTGAAACAAGTACGAAAAGAAAATGGCAATCATTGACAAAAAATATTCAATTTTTATGGGGATATTCTGGTCATGTAATTGGGAGTCTATGGTTTAGCATTCGACTTCATGGAATCTGTATTTTTTATTCAGGAGATTTTTCGTTTCAACCTTATATTACTAAATTAAACTGCCCACCGAAAGTGCAATATGATTTAGCACTGATTGAAGGTGGGAATGCAGATGGGATTATTGATAATTCTCTTAGTTTAGTAAAATTTAGTCAAAAAATTAATCAGGATCCACAACAATCTTTTTATATGGAGCTGACTTTTTCAAACAAATTAATCGATATTTTACTTTATCTATATGAAACAAGTAGTAGGACATTGATTTTAGATCAAGAAGTTTGGCAATGGCTAGAATTTCATATCCAACATTCAACTAACTTGATGTCTGATAAAGTTCAATCATTAAAAAAGTTGATGGAAAGTTCCCGTGTATATGTGGATGTTAGATGTGAATCAAGTATTTATTTTTTCAAAAAATCTACGAGCAAATTAAGTGATCGTCGCATGTCAGATGAAGTACATGAAATTAAAATAGACAATCACCAACATGACTCGATTCCATATAAAACACACTTAGACAACTACGATATTCAAGAATTAACTAGTTATATCGATGGAACAAAGGTTGTTTATTTTCATAGTAAATGGCTGACTGAACAAGATGGTTTAACTGAAATAAAAAAACTTATTCCTAAAGGAGTTTATTAA
- a CDS encoding ABC transporter permease, with translation MLDRKKSFILLVISIGFITVLPMMALVKDTFFKDGQFDFSMLQQAIVNPRVWLLFTQSLKLGTFVVIGTTLLAFPLALITTKTSLAKYQWLDIIFTVPFMTPPYIGAMGWILFMQKNGFLVQFFPKLAGITPLFFSLAGMVIIMSLHLFPFLYLMLKNSLLQIEGSFQDAARIFGRNDLINWFKVSLPLLIPSYILGVLLIFIKTLAEFGTPITFGSRIGYRVFTTEIHNQLSKWPVNIQMAANLSFFLFTLCFIIWIIQNRVAQKFMYGTVSGKTKNTSYSSSRKMLFVSWFIIGFIVLFSIGIPYFSIIATSLMKIRGDGLAWGNFSLKAYSELASGEGRGAFFNSLEFAFFTTVITTIIGFFAGIFIQKGQKKTQKIIDFIVLMPNIIPGIVLVVGFILFWNLPWLPATIYNTKAMVVVTYSGLFLPYSVQYVKSNLTQLDASIMESAEIFGKNNFYTLFYIYLPLLKRGLLVGGMMTFIISMRELVGSLLILPPGVETSATYIYRQFEQGNDSSGMAMAVVTVLITILFMIAIEKLKKTEERK, from the coding sequence ATGCTAGATAGAAAAAAAAGCTTTATCCTGTTAGTCATCTCAATAGGATTTATTACAGTGTTGCCGATGATGGCCTTAGTCAAAGATACATTCTTTAAAGATGGACAATTCGATTTTTCAATGTTGCAGCAAGCCATTGTGAATCCACGTGTATGGTTATTATTTACACAGTCTTTAAAGCTAGGTACTTTTGTTGTTATTGGAACAACTCTATTAGCTTTTCCTTTAGCATTGATTACAACGAAGACATCATTAGCCAAGTATCAATGGTTGGATATTATTTTTACAGTACCATTTATGACACCACCTTATATTGGAGCAATGGGGTGGATTTTATTTATGCAAAAAAATGGTTTTTTAGTTCAATTTTTTCCAAAATTAGCAGGAATAACGCCATTGTTTTTCTCGTTAGCAGGAATGGTGATTATTATGAGTCTTCATTTGTTTCCATTTTTATATTTAATGCTAAAAAATTCTTTGTTGCAAATTGAAGGTTCATTTCAAGATGCAGCAAGAATTTTTGGCAGAAATGATCTAATCAATTGGTTTAAGGTTTCATTGCCTCTATTGATTCCTAGTTATATTTTAGGTGTATTGTTGATTTTTATTAAAACATTAGCTGAATTTGGAACACCAATTACATTTGGTAGTCGAATTGGATATCGTGTATTTACAACGGAAATTCATAATCAATTATCTAAATGGCCAGTAAACATTCAAATGGCGGCCAATTTATCTTTCTTTTTGTTCACCCTTTGTTTTATTATTTGGATTATTCAAAATCGTGTTGCTCAAAAATTCATGTATGGAACGGTATCTGGTAAAACCAAAAATACGTCTTATAGCAGCTCACGAAAAATGCTTTTTGTATCTTGGTTCATTATTGGATTCATTGTTTTATTCTCAATCGGTATTCCTTATTTTTCAATTATTGCAACGTCTTTAATGAAAATTCGTGGAGATGGATTGGCTTGGGGGAATTTTAGTCTTAAGGCTTATTCAGAGTTAGCTAGTGGTGAAGGGCGAGGAGCATTTTTCAACAGTTTAGAATTTGCGTTCTTTACAACGGTGATTACTACTATTATTGGATTTTTTGCTGGAATATTTATTCAAAAAGGGCAAAAGAAAACTCAGAAAATCATTGATTTCATTGTATTGATGCCAAATATTATTCCTGGAATTGTCTTAGTGGTTGGCTTTATTTTATTTTGGAATTTACCATGGTTACCAGCGACTATTTATAATACAAAAGCCATGGTAGTAGTCACTTATTCAGGATTATTTTTACCGTACTCTGTTCAGTATGTAAAAAGTAATTTAACACAATTGGATGCCTCTATTATGGAATCAGCTGAAATATTTGGAAAGAATAATTTTTACACGTTATTCTATATTTACCTTCCTTTATTAAAGAGAGGCTTACTTGTTGGGGGAATGATGACATTTATTATTTCGATGCGAGAGCTAGTCGGCTCACTTCTAATCTTGCCACCAGGAGTTGAGACAAGTGCAACGTATATTTATCGTCAATTTGAACAAGGAAATGATAGCTCTGGGATGGCGATGGCTGTTGTGACGGTTTTAATCACAATTTTATTTATGATTGCGATTGAAAAATTAAAAAAGACGGAGGAACGTAAATGA
- a CDS encoding ABC transporter substrate-binding protein, which produces MIKTVKRLSILLGVSAILLGACGKADVAVKESSSAKDASTEEKAKPQKTPEAIKGKEITVYSAGPDKLATSLKEDFEAKTGVKVNLFQGTTGKILSKVAAEKNNPVADVLVLASLSAMDGLKSAGELQPYEDAVGKEKLQKEWSDKENNYFGYSASALGITYNTKNVTTPPADWADLKDSQWKDRFNMPDPTLSGSALDFLYGFTTVEKTGWDTIKSWKDNGLQAVGANKESLNSVITGEKDIAAAGVDYMAYSAKAKGEPIDIVYPKSGTVVSPRAVGITKSAKEVGAAQAFVDYLLSDDAQNLVTKAYLLPGNSEIPVKDRAELKDIPQLKVDWTNSEKEQAKVLEQFTTTFGS; this is translated from the coding sequence ATGATTAAAACAGTTAAGAGGTTAAGTATTTTGCTAGGGGTTAGTGCAATTTTATTAGGGGCGTGCGGGAAAGCAGATGTAGCAGTGAAAGAGTCATCTTCAGCTAAAGATGCATCAACAGAAGAAAAAGCAAAACCACAAAAGACACCTGAAGCAATTAAGGGCAAAGAAATTACGGTATACTCAGCAGGTCCAGATAAATTGGCAACGTCTTTGAAAGAGGATTTTGAAGCTAAGACTGGTGTGAAAGTTAATTTATTTCAAGGGACAACAGGAAAAATTTTATCAAAAGTAGCGGCGGAAAAAAATAATCCGGTAGCAGATGTACTTGTGTTAGCATCATTAAGCGCAATGGATGGTTTAAAATCAGCTGGTGAATTGCAACCTTATGAAGATGCTGTTGGCAAAGAAAAATTGCAAAAGGAATGGTCAGATAAAGAGAATAATTATTTTGGCTATAGCGCTTCAGCTTTGGGAATTACGTATAATACGAAAAATGTTACAACGCCACCAGCTGATTGGGCTGATTTGAAGGATAGTCAATGGAAAGATCGCTTTAATATGCCTGATCCAACTTTGTCAGGATCAGCGTTGGATTTCTTATATGGGTTTACAACTGTAGAAAAAACAGGTTGGGATACAATTAAAAGTTGGAAAGACAATGGTCTGCAAGCAGTTGGAGCAAATAAAGAATCTTTAAATTCAGTCATTACAGGAGAAAAGGATATAGCTGCAGCGGGAGTCGATTATATGGCTTATAGTGCTAAAGCTAAAGGCGAACCGATTGATATTGTTTATCCAAAAAGTGGAACAGTTGTCAGCCCGAGAGCGGTGGGGATTACTAAATCGGCTAAAGAAGTTGGTGCAGCACAGGCATTTGTTGATTATTTGCTTTCTGATGATGCACAAAATTTAGTTACAAAAGCGTATTTATTACCTGGAAATAGTGAAATACCAGTTAAAGATCGTGCGGAGTTAAAAGATATTCCACAACTAAAAGTCGACTGGACAAATTCTGAAAAGGAACAAGCAAAAGTATTGGAACAATTTACAACTACTTTTGGATCTTAA
- a CDS encoding ABC transporter ATP-binding protein: MEISIHELEKNYQTNKVLKPTTLTISEKFTTILGESGCGKTTMLKMLAGLVEPTEGMIKFDDEVIYSRADKVNVKPNKRMISMVFQDFALWPHMSIFENVAFGLKKLTDLSKNERQERVMDVLKMVNLENFKDRKPGELSGGQQQRVALARAIAPQPKLILFDEPLSALDAVLRERMQQEILNLVQQTNCQAIFVTHDQGEAMTMSDQILIMEKGHVIQLGSPTEIYHQPKTKYVANFIGKVNWLTEKQFLRPEKITMSKNSAMDVIEKQIKIEKSTFVGDRYLINGKVDGYEWEFYYAAHQEIGSTCSLFFQAQDLITLED, translated from the coding sequence ATGGAGATTTCAATTCATGAATTAGAAAAGAACTATCAGACAAATAAAGTATTGAAACCAACCACATTAACAATTTCTGAAAAATTCACAACGATTCTAGGTGAATCAGGATGTGGAAAGACAACTATGTTAAAAATGCTAGCAGGTTTAGTTGAACCAACTGAAGGTATGATTAAGTTTGATGATGAAGTGATTTATTCAAGAGCAGATAAAGTGAATGTTAAACCAAATAAACGAATGATTTCAATGGTCTTTCAAGATTTTGCCTTATGGCCACATATGTCTATTTTTGAAAATGTTGCATTTGGATTGAAAAAATTAACTGATTTATCCAAAAATGAACGTCAAGAACGTGTGATGGATGTTTTGAAAATGGTGAATTTAGAAAATTTTAAAGACCGCAAGCCGGGAGAATTGTCTGGAGGGCAACAACAAAGGGTAGCCTTAGCCAGAGCAATAGCGCCCCAGCCAAAACTAATCTTATTTGATGAGCCTTTATCGGCATTAGATGCCGTTTTGCGTGAACGGATGCAGCAAGAGATTTTAAATCTTGTTCAACAAACAAATTGTCAGGCAATTTTTGTCACTCATGATCAAGGAGAAGCCATGACGATGTCGGATCAAATTTTGATTATGGAAAAAGGTCATGTGATTCAATTGGGATCACCAACTGAAATCTATCATCAACCAAAAACTAAATATGTGGCTAATTTTATTGGAAAAGTAAATTGGCTCACAGAAAAACAATTTTTACGACCAGAAAAAATAACAATGAGTAAAAATTCAGCGATGGATGTGATTGAAAAACAAATTAAAATTGAAAAATCAACTTTTGTGGGAGATCGCTATCTTATTAATGGAAAAGTTGATGGTTACGAGTGGGAATTTTATTATGCAGCACATCAAGAAATCGGGAGTACTTGTTCACTATTTTTTCAAGCACAAGATTTAATTACATTGGAGGACTAA
- a CDS encoding LysR family transcriptional regulator, with the protein MINIVKLKAFCTLAELKKANLVAKELSISPSTVSFHIHSLEKEFKTQLFYRQSGHYLLTETGKGVYHYVKQIINLQTNLQQFIENKREGKVGSIRIGVSNVATYLYLPYLLDSFATRYPNIRISVTVQTSPKIEELIQNQQLDYGIIMETKNHSKEIIYETLGTDQLVLVYGTNHPFAKEKAIQKLTIVNQKILFHATESSTKSLVERWLTYRAADLNVIELDSLSTIKKLLTFGKNVAFISKSLIEDEVIAGTLFYQEFEDIELERQIYFIYHREQFEDIHRTYFKQLVLDNCIAKE; encoded by the coding sequence ATGATTAATATTGTTAAGTTAAAAGCTTTTTGCACCTTAGCCGAACTAAAAAAAGCCAACCTCGTTGCTAAAGAACTAAGCATTTCTCCCTCAACCGTTTCCTTCCACATTCATTCATTAGAAAAAGAATTCAAAACTCAATTATTTTATCGTCAGTCTGGACATTATCTCCTAACCGAAACAGGAAAAGGAGTGTACCATTATGTAAAACAAATTATTAATTTACAAACAAATTTACAGCAATTTATCGAAAATAAACGAGAAGGAAAAGTAGGATCTATTAGAATTGGCGTCAGTAATGTAGCAACCTACTTGTACCTTCCCTATCTACTAGATTCCTTTGCAACCCGTTATCCAAACATTCGCATCTCAGTGACTGTTCAAACTTCTCCTAAAATTGAAGAGCTAATTCAAAATCAACAACTCGATTATGGCATTATCATGGAAACTAAAAATCACTCAAAAGAAATAATTTATGAAACCTTAGGAACAGATCAATTAGTTCTCGTATATGGTACTAATCATCCATTTGCCAAAGAAAAAGCGATTCAAAAATTAACCATCGTGAATCAAAAAATTCTCTTTCATGCTACTGAAAGTTCAACAAAATCCCTCGTTGAACGCTGGTTAACCTACCGTGCAGCTGATTTAAATGTGATTGAACTGGATTCATTATCAACAATAAAAAAACTACTAACCTTCGGCAAAAATGTGGCCTTTATCTCAAAATCATTGATAGAAGATGAAGTCATAGCAGGAACCTTATTTTATCAAGAATTTGAAGATATTGAACTTGAACGTCAAATCTATTTTATTTATCATCGAGAACAATTTGAAGATATTCATCGAACGTATTTTAAACAACTTGTATTGGACAATTGTATAGCTAAAGAATAA